AAATATAGAAATAAACTGTGTATAACTGCATCGTTTTACTTGCTCCTTTCGCTGGTGGCTTGTAAACAGCGGGATGATTATCCTGTATTTGAGCAAAGAGAGCCTGTGGTGACTACCCCGGAAGTGATCCCGCCTGACAATGAGATCGGTACGCTCGTAAAAAAGATTATGGACAAAACGGATATCATCTCAATTTTTAAGCTGGATTCTACGACAACCCTTGCAGATGGAATGAAGCGTACGCATGTTCGTTATGTGAATAAATTAAATCAGGCCATGAGTATGCAGATTTTAGAGGTGGATCTTTCGAAGTCTAATGTAAAGGTGGCAGCATTAAGTCCTTTCGATGATTATCTATTTACGGTGCAGACGATGGCAGATATGGCGAAATATAATGAAGGCCGTTCTGGAGGTAAAATAATAGCAGCAATCAATGGAGATGTCGTAACCTCTTCGGCGCCGACAGGTTCGTTCATCTTTAGAAGTCGGCTGTTGAAAACGACTACCACGACCGCGACATCAAATACTAGGCCCTTTTTGGGTGTGAAAAAGGACGGTTCTGTTTTTGTAGGCAATAAACCATCGGAGTCATCGTCGATGGACGCATATAATTTAAATGATCTTGCTTCATTGGTGTCTGGGGGTACATGGCTGTTATATAAAGGTGCTACTGTGGCTTCGACGACAACAACGGTACAGGCGAATACAGCGTTGGGACTCAATGCTGATAAAAATTATTTGTATGCTGTGGTGGTGGATGGTGGTACGAATGCTTTTTCCGTTGGTATTACCTATAATGATTTAGGAAAGATTATGCAATCAATCGGAGCTTCAGATGCTTTTGTCACAAATGGTGGAGCTGCATCCGTAATGGTGCAACGCATAGAAAATGACGCGCTCACCGGCGGGGTAAGCTGGAAAGTGGTCAATAAGCCGGTAGCAGCTGCTGGTGGTTCTAGTGCCAATGGTATTGGTTTTGTAGTAAAATAGTATCTATCTGAGCATCGTGCAAAAGGGCTTTTGGAAGAGATATCCGAAAGCCCTTTTGCATGATATTGAATTTATGCTAGGCTAAGACGGTCGTATATCTTGGTGCGCTGAAATAGTCGATGTGTTCGTATTGGCTTTTTGGGGTAAAAGATTATGATGCACGCAGGCGTTGCCGCCAATAGCGGCAGGGTGGTGAGGTAATAAAATAGTTGCAGTTTTTTGCTGAATGGCAATTTGGTGGTTTGATAGCCAATGTTTTAGTTGCTTTCTAGTACTGATTTATGCGTGTTATGCGTGCTGTTTTAAAAGTAATGTGTTTGTTACTTGTTCGTATTTTTATCCCGCGACGTCAAGATGAGTTTAATCTTGAAATATTTTTTTAAATCGTTGTAATTCTACTGTTTAACTTATATCTTTATTGGTTTTGAGGTGATTCATAATTGATGACTTTATTCCAGTTTTAATTTTAAAAAAAAGTGAACACTTACTTTCTTTTGCGTTTTTATGACAAGTTTTGTTTTAAAAACGAAAACTTCTACTTACTTTTATCCTGATTTTCAATTATTCATGCATAAAACTGCATTTCTGCATGAGCTAAAAGTCTATTTATGATGAAAACTACCTTATTAAAACTTGCCTTTGTGATTTCCTTTGCCGGTTTTGTCTCTTGTGGCAGTTCACTAAAGTCTGCTCAGGTCAATGCGACAAATGCGATACGCGTAGCGGGGGCGGCAGAACATGTGATTTTGCCGGGAGCGGATCAGCTCGATTTATATCTGCCTCAATTAAAAGGTAAGAAGGTAGGTATTATGGGAAATCAAACTTCGATTGTTGGTTCCGATAAAAGGCATATTGTTGATGTATTGATGGAGAATAAAGTTGACTTAAAGTTTGCTTTTGCTCCAGAGCACGGTTTCCGTGGTAATGTTGAACGTGGCGAGAAGTTTGGGAATGATTTGGATCAGAAAACAGGTTTGCCTTTGTTTACATTATATGGTGGTAATAAAAAGCAGGATTCCATTGTGAATTCCATTGATGTCATGATTTTCGATCTACAAGATGTAGGTGCGCGTTTTTATACCTATATCACTTCATTGCATCGTGTCATGGAACTTTGTGCAAAACATAATAAAAAACTGATCATTCTCGATCGCCCAAATCCTAACGGCGATCAAGTAGATGGACCTGTAAGGCATGACGATAAATTTAAATCCGATGTGTCTTGGCATAAGATAGCGATGATTCACGGTCTGACTATTGGAGAGCTCGCACAGATGATCAATGGAGAACGTTGGTTGGAAAATGGGCGCCAGGCGGATATACAGATAGTGAAGGTGCAAAACTGGGATCACAAAACAATGTATGATTTGCCCGTAGTTCCCTCGCCAAGTCTACCCAATCCACTGTCTGTCCGTTTATATCTTTCATTGTGCCTTTTCGAAGGGACTGATATTTCGGTAGGACGTGGTACAGATTGGCCTTTTCAGGTTTTAGGATATACAAATCCGGTGTACGGTTCTTTTACGTTTACCCCCGGCGAACGTCATGGCATGTCGAAGCATGTGGAAGGAAAAGGGGCTACAAATTATGGTATAGACCTACGTGCTTTAGATCCAGCGGGTCAAAAATTCACCTTAAAATATCTATTGGATTTTTATCAAAAGACACCGGATAAATCCACTTTTTTTGCACGGCCTGAATTTTTTGATAAACTGGCAGGCACTGATCAGTTACGCAAGCAGATCCTTGCGGGTCAATCCGAGAAACAGATTCGTGCGTCGTGGTCCGATGACTTAAAAGCATATAAGCAAATGCGTAAAAAGTATCTGCTTTACACTGATTTTGAATAGCAATAACTAACAAATATTAACTAGAATCATTTATTTTAAAACTCTATAATCAATGAGAAAATTTGTACTATTTTCTGTTGCTCTTGGATTGAGTTTTCCTTCTGAATCCTATTCTTTTACAAAGAAAGAAGGTACGTTGAACAGTGGTAATTTAACAAGCGCTCTTCTACGTTCTTCTGCAAAAGGTGCGGTTCAAAATACGGTGCAAGGTACTGTAAAGGATGGAAAAGGTCCAGTCTCTGGGGTAAGTGTATTTTTAATTGGCGGTACTGCGTCAACAAAGACCGATGCTCAAGGACAATTTAAAATTACAGCTGCCGTGGGGAGCAAGTTGCGTTTTTCATCTATTGGATACGTGACGAAAGAAGTTACCGTAACTTCAGGTTCGCTTGATGTGACGCTAGCCGACGATAATCAAGCGTTGGATGAAGTTGTGGTGGTGGGTTACGGTACGCAGAAAAAAGGTAACTTAACTGGTGCTGTTTCTACTATTAACGTAAAGGATAATCTGCAGGGCCGTGCCATTGCAGATGTTGGCCGTGGTATTCAAGGTACGACACCGGGTCTGACCGTTGTGGTGCCTAGTGGAGAAGTTGGATCCGATCCTGTGATGAAAATTCGTGGTCAAATGGGTTCGATTGCTGGGGGATCTAGTCCGCTTATTTTATTGGATAATGTGGAGATTCCAAGTATCCAATTGGTTAATCCTGCTGATGTCGAGTCTATTTCGGTGCTGAAGGATGCAGCAGCTTCTTCTATCTATGGTGCTAAAGCTGCATTTGGTGTGGTATTGATTACCACAAAAAAAGGAGCAAAGGGTGGTGATAGCTTCAATATCAATTATTCCAATAACTTCTCCTTCCAGAACTCTGCCGTAGATTATAATATGGGGGATGTGAATGCGCTTAAATACTCTTTGGAGGCAGCTGAACGTGTCGGAGAATCTGAGACAGGTGCTTTTTATAAGATTAACCGCGAAAGCTATCAACGGGCATTGGATTGGAAAAAGAATTACGGTAACTCCATTGGTGCTAATGATCCTACTGTTTATGGCCGTGATTGGTATGTCAATCCTGCCGAACCTACTAAAAAGTATGGTGTTCGTACCTACAACGTAGAGGATTATATGATCCGTAAGGCTGCGCCTACTTCTCAGCATGATTTAAGTCTTTCGGGTACATCTGGTAAGACACAATATAATTTGAGCATGGGTTTGTTGAGTCAGTCTGGTATGATGAAAACAACGGATCATGACAAGTTTAACCGTACAAATGCGGCATTGCGCATATCCTCTGATATTAATAAATACTTAACTGTACGCGGTGGTGCTATGGTATCGCGCCGTAAAAAAGAGTATCCTTATACAACAAGTTCAACGACCGCAGATCCGTGGTTGTATCTTTATCGCTGGAGCTCATTGTATCCGATGGGGTATGACGACAGAGGTAATATGATTCGTAGTCCATGGAGCGAGACGTCTTCCGCAAATACGGCGAGTTTCCAAAATAACTACATCAATCTGAATTTAGGAGCCACTGTGAATATCAAGAAGAACTGGAAAGTTGATTTTGATTATACATTCTCCAATCAAGAGGAAATCACAACGCAGCCTGGTACACGTTTTACTGCGGCAGATTCTTGGGTTGCGGGTGTAGCGAGAAAAGATGCTTCGGGCAATCCGATCTATGTAAATTCTGACGGTCAGGTGGTTGCTGCAGGTGCTACAGGAGCGATGCCTGCATATGATCTGAATTACTATACGTATACAGCTAATGGAGCAAATCCTGATCACTTTTTGAGAGCTTCAGGTGCTCGTCGTAACAATACGATCAATGCGTTCACAACCTATGATTTAAATCTGGACGATGATCATGATTTCAAATTTATTGCCGGTGTTAACCGTGTGACGTTGGATTATGATATGAACTCTTCGCAAACATTTAACTTATTGGATATTCGTAATCCACAATTGGGTTTCGGTGTAAATACGTCTGCGCAATTGGCGAAAGGTGATGCTGCATGGGAGGCACAACTAGGCTATTTCGGACGTGTAAATTATGCCTATAAAAATAAATATCTTGTGGAGGCAAACATTCGCTATGATGGTTCTTCGAAATTTCCGAAAGATCTGAAATGGCAATGGTTCCCATCTTTCTCGGCAGGTTGGGTAGCGTCGGAAGAGAGTTTTATGGAATGGGCTAAGCCTACGCTTAGTCAGTTGAAGTTCAGAGGCTCGTGGGGATCTATTGGTGACCAAACTGTACCTCCAAGTTTATACACATCGACAATGATACCTGGGGATGTCGCTTGGTTGGGTGCTGACGGTAGCCGTTATTTTACGATCGGAACTCCTTCGGCAGTAAGAAGTGAATTGAAATGGCAGCGTATTGAAACGACAGACATAGGTTTGGATATGCGCATGTTCAAAAACAAATTGGGGTTAGTTTTCGATTGGTATCGAAGAGATACTAAAAACATGATCGTCCCAAGTGGTGATGTTAGCGCAACGTTTGGAGCTCCAGCACCACAGGGTAACTTTGGCGCCTTACGTACACAAGGATGGGAACTCGCTTTAGATTTTAACCATCGTTTTGAAAGTGGCTTTGGCTTTAATGTCAGAGGAACGTTATCCGATGCGAAAACGACTATTCTGCAATATACAAATACGCGGGTAATTTCAGATTACTATAATGGTAAAGATGTGGGTGAAATCTGGGGCTATCGTACTGATAGGTTGTATCAGGCGGGTGATTTTGAATATGGTTCGGATGGTAAGCTAGTTACGACAACAGTGGCAGGTAAAGTGATGAATAAACTTTCAGATCCTAATGGCGCTTACAATACCTTCCCGACAAGCAGTAATTTTAAATTTGGTCCTGGTGACGTGAAATTTACTGACTTGAATGGCGATGGTCAGATTAATGCCGGAGCTGGTACCTTGGATGATCATGGTGATATGGAGATTATCGGTAACGAAACACCGCGTTATGAATACGGCTTCCGTTTGGGATTTGACTATAAGGGCTTTGATCTTTCTGGATTTATGCAGGGGGTAGGAAAACGTCAGATCTGGGGTAATGGTTTCTTGACGATTCCAGGTTATAACGCTTCAGATGGTGCTATGCCTGCAGCAATTGCTGATAATTTCTGGTCTGCAGACCATACAGGTGCTTTCTATCCGAGAGCATATAATAATGCGGCAAGCAATGATGCAAACAATATGGTTAAACAGTCCCGTTACCTATTGGATATGTCTTATTTACGTATTAAAAATATCACATTGGGTTATACCCTTCCATCGACATTTACGCGAAAAGCATTTATCAAAACGGCAAGAGTATATACTTCATTGGAAAACTTCTTCACTTTTGATAAGCTGAACGGCTTACCAGTAGACCCAGAGGCAATCAATGGATTTTCTATTTTTAATGCTACAAATTATAACTCGGGTAGAACAGGAGTTGGTACACCAATGTTTAAGTCGGTGTCGTTTGGTGTTCAGGTTAATTTTTAAAATTTACAACAATGAAATTTACAAAGAAAATAGCATTTTTGGCGCTCGGAGCAACGTTGGTGCTATCATCCTGTAATAAAGACGTGCTTGATCGTAATCAGTTGACAAGCTTGGAAGATGATAAAGGTTGGGGCAACGAGCTTGCGCTGCGCCTGTACGCTAACGGTTTTTATGCCAATTATTTTACGGGATATAATACAGGTTTCGCTAAGGCTTATGCGCCGGTGACAGGTTATGATTTTTCGGATGATCTAACGAAGAAAAATATTCAGGATAATTTTGAAAATACGATTCCTACAAGTCGAAAAAATCAATATTCCAGCACGATAGCTTTAATGGAAACTCCTGAAATGATCCGTGAATATGCCGGTCCGACTTGGAGTTTTACTTATGTGCGTAAAGCAAATATCTTTATCGACCGTATTGAGAACAAAACCAAACCCAATATCAATGACGAAACGTATCGTCATTGGATGGCGGTAGCTCGTTTTTTCAGAGGGTTTGAATATAGCCGATTGGTCGAAGTGTTTGGTGACGTACCTTATTATGATAAGGAGTTGAAAGATACTGAACTGGATTTGATGTACAAAGATCGCGACAGCCGTGCGGTT
The genomic region above belongs to Sphingobacterium zeae and contains:
- a CDS encoding phosphodiester glycosidase family protein, with translation MKNKKYRNKLCITASFYLLLSLVACKQRDDYPVFEQREPVVTTPEVIPPDNEIGTLVKKIMDKTDIISIFKLDSTTTLADGMKRTHVRYVNKLNQAMSMQILEVDLSKSNVKVAALSPFDDYLFTVQTMADMAKYNEGRSGGKIIAAINGDVVTSSAPTGSFIFRSRLLKTTTTTATSNTRPFLGVKKDGSVFVGNKPSESSSMDAYNLNDLASLVSGGTWLLYKGATVASTTTTVQANTALGLNADKNYLYAVVVDGGTNAFSVGITYNDLGKIMQSIGASDAFVTNGGAASVMVQRIENDALTGGVSWKVVNKPVAAAGGSSANGIGFVVK
- a CDS encoding exo-beta-N-acetylmuramidase NamZ family protein, whose product is MMKTTLLKLAFVISFAGFVSCGSSLKSAQVNATNAIRVAGAAEHVILPGADQLDLYLPQLKGKKVGIMGNQTSIVGSDKRHIVDVLMENKVDLKFAFAPEHGFRGNVERGEKFGNDLDQKTGLPLFTLYGGNKKQDSIVNSIDVMIFDLQDVGARFYTYITSLHRVMELCAKHNKKLIILDRPNPNGDQVDGPVRHDDKFKSDVSWHKIAMIHGLTIGELAQMINGERWLENGRQADIQIVKVQNWDHKTMYDLPVVPSPSLPNPLSVRLYLSLCLFEGTDISVGRGTDWPFQVLGYTNPVYGSFTFTPGERHGMSKHVEGKGATNYGIDLRALDPAGQKFTLKYLLDFYQKTPDKSTFFARPEFFDKLAGTDQLRKQILAGQSEKQIRASWSDDLKAYKQMRKKYLLYTDFE
- a CDS encoding SusC/RagA family TonB-linked outer membrane protein — encoded protein: MRKFVLFSVALGLSFPSESYSFTKKEGTLNSGNLTSALLRSSAKGAVQNTVQGTVKDGKGPVSGVSVFLIGGTASTKTDAQGQFKITAAVGSKLRFSSIGYVTKEVTVTSGSLDVTLADDNQALDEVVVVGYGTQKKGNLTGAVSTINVKDNLQGRAIADVGRGIQGTTPGLTVVVPSGEVGSDPVMKIRGQMGSIAGGSSPLILLDNVEIPSIQLVNPADVESISVLKDAAASSIYGAKAAFGVVLITTKKGAKGGDSFNINYSNNFSFQNSAVDYNMGDVNALKYSLEAAERVGESETGAFYKINRESYQRALDWKKNYGNSIGANDPTVYGRDWYVNPAEPTKKYGVRTYNVEDYMIRKAAPTSQHDLSLSGTSGKTQYNLSMGLLSQSGMMKTTDHDKFNRTNAALRISSDINKYLTVRGGAMVSRRKKEYPYTTSSTTADPWLYLYRWSSLYPMGYDDRGNMIRSPWSETSSANTASFQNNYINLNLGATVNIKKNWKVDFDYTFSNQEEITTQPGTRFTAADSWVAGVARKDASGNPIYVNSDGQVVAAGATGAMPAYDLNYYTYTANGANPDHFLRASGARRNNTINAFTTYDLNLDDDHDFKFIAGVNRVTLDYDMNSSQTFNLLDIRNPQLGFGVNTSAQLAKGDAAWEAQLGYFGRVNYAYKNKYLVEANIRYDGSSKFPKDLKWQWFPSFSAGWVASEESFMEWAKPTLSQLKFRGSWGSIGDQTVPPSLYTSTMIPGDVAWLGADGSRYFTIGTPSAVRSELKWQRIETTDIGLDMRMFKNKLGLVFDWYRRDTKNMIVPSGDVSATFGAPAPQGNFGALRTQGWELALDFNHRFESGFGFNVRGTLSDAKTTILQYTNTRVISDYYNGKDVGEIWGYRTDRLYQAGDFEYGSDGKLVTTTVAGKVMNKLSDPNGAYNTFPTSSNFKFGPGDVKFTDLNGDGQINAGAGTLDDHGDMEIIGNETPRYEYGFRLGFDYKGFDLSGFMQGVGKRQIWGNGFLTIPGYNASDGAMPAAIADNFWSADHTGAFYPRAYNNAASNDANNMVKQSRYLLDMSYLRIKNITLGYTLPSTFTRKAFIKTARVYTSLENFFTFDKLNGLPVDPEAINGFSIFNATNYNSGRTGVGTPMFKSVSFGVQVNF